From Halobacillus sp. Marseille-Q1614, the proteins below share one genomic window:
- a CDS encoding carbohydrate ABC transporter permease, translating into MHRKRSVSQILGRAGVRIPLILWSLAVLYPIIWMFIGSFKSNGEIYANPWGLPEEFKLDNFIQAWTEFSIDTSVFNSLIVTVLGALLTLVMAIPTAYAIERIRFKGSQVLFTIYVSAMMIPMVLGWIPLFFLLQQFNLLNNIYGLAIVYAVSQLPFTIFVLTSFMGTIPKSLEESASIDGLSPYGILLKIITPLSMSGIITVTIMNAIQFWNEYFMALIFLQTEENYTLALAIDYISSEAQYTNAWGTLFASLVIAIVPVIILYAIFQQRIAKGMTEGAIKG; encoded by the coding sequence GTGCATCGTAAACGAAGTGTCAGTCAAATACTCGGAAGGGCTGGAGTTCGGATCCCGTTAATTCTTTGGTCTCTTGCCGTTTTGTATCCAATTATATGGATGTTTATTGGTTCTTTTAAATCGAATGGTGAAATATATGCCAATCCCTGGGGGCTGCCGGAAGAATTTAAGCTCGATAACTTTATACAGGCATGGACGGAATTCAGCATTGATACGAGTGTCTTCAACAGCTTGATCGTTACTGTACTCGGAGCGCTGCTTACATTGGTGATGGCGATACCTACTGCCTATGCTATAGAGAGGATTCGGTTTAAAGGGAGCCAAGTTCTTTTTACCATATATGTCTCCGCTATGATGATTCCGATGGTGCTCGGGTGGATTCCACTGTTCTTCTTATTGCAGCAGTTTAACTTGCTCAACAATATTTACGGCCTGGCCATTGTCTATGCGGTAAGCCAGCTTCCCTTTACAATCTTTGTTCTTACGAGCTTTATGGGGACGATTCCTAAATCACTGGAAGAATCGGCCTCTATTGACGGCCTTTCTCCGTATGGCATCCTGTTAAAAATCATTACGCCTTTATCGATGTCGGGGATCATTACCGTCACTATTATGAATGCGATTCAGTTCTGGAATGAATATTTTATGGCGTTGATTTTCCTGCAGACAGAAGAGAATTATACGCTTGCTTTGGCTATCGATTATATCAGCAGCGAGGCGCAGTATACGAATGCATGGGGCACGCTTTTTGCGAGTCTCGTGATCGCTATAGTGCCGGTGATCATTTTATACGCAATCTTCCAGCAGCGAATTGCTAAAGGAATGACTGAAGGAGCAATTAAAGGTTAG
- the murQ gene encoding N-acetylmuramic acid 6-phosphate etherase: MELSKLTTEQRNKNSYGLDQMTIMEALHTINNEDKKVAEAVEAVLPKINTSIERIYESLADGGRLFYVGAGTSGRLGVLDASECPPTFMTPPDMVQAVMAGGSDAFFNAAEGSEDNESQGAADLKARRLKAGDVVVGITASGRTPYPIGALKYAKQIGAYSISLSCNEKSLISQYADCDIEVVVGPEVLTGSTRMKAATAHKMILNMISTTTMIQLGKVHENLMVDVHASNYKLLERAKRTIMEITNASYDQAEKTLTQTNNAVKPAVVMIETGASCEEAERAIKESKGYVREAIAMILKQQRT; this comes from the coding sequence ATGGAGTTATCGAAGTTAACGACGGAACAACGAAACAAGAATAGTTATGGTCTAGACCAAATGACAATCATGGAAGCCTTACATACGATCAACAATGAAGATAAAAAAGTAGCCGAAGCCGTAGAAGCTGTCCTTCCTAAGATTAATACATCGATTGAGCGAATCTATGAATCTTTAGCTGATGGGGGACGGTTGTTTTATGTGGGAGCAGGCACGAGTGGAAGATTAGGGGTTCTCGATGCTTCTGAATGTCCTCCTACCTTTATGACACCGCCCGACATGGTTCAGGCTGTGATGGCCGGCGGAAGTGATGCTTTCTTTAACGCAGCTGAAGGGTCTGAAGATAATGAGAGCCAGGGAGCGGCTGATTTAAAAGCACGCCGGCTTAAGGCGGGCGATGTTGTCGTTGGGATTACTGCGAGCGGCCGCACCCCTTACCCTATAGGTGCATTAAAATATGCAAAACAAATCGGAGCCTATTCGATCTCATTGTCCTGTAATGAAAAGTCACTGATCAGCCAGTATGCTGACTGTGACATCGAAGTAGTCGTAGGGCCCGAAGTTTTGACGGGGTCTACCCGGATGAAAGCCGCTACCGCCCATAAGATGATACTTAATATGATTAGCACTACAACGATGATTCAGCTTGGAAAAGTGCACGAGAACCTCATGGTAGATGTTCACGCCAGCAACTATAAATTGTTGGAGCGGGCAAAGCGGACGATCATGGAGATTACAAACGCAAGTTATGATCAAGCAGAAAAAACGCTGACCCAAACCAATAATGCCGTGAAGCCGGCTGTTGTTATGATCGAAACAGGAGCAAGCTGTGAAGAAGCTGAGCGGGCGATTAAAGAATCCAAAGGGTATGTAAGAGAAGCGATTGCCATGATTTTAAAACAGCAGCGCACATAG
- a CDS encoding gamma-glutamyltransferase family protein: MKNYKNYLRITNITAILVFIGLVAWNYYFEDEFDAFREPYQDQQASETIEVNTEDENAFVYGVSALHPLAVEAGMEVLNNGGNAAEAAIAVSFTLGVVEPYGSGIGGGGQMIVHEPGKKAMTYDYREAAPVSGSWPERGVAIPGFVKGMEALYEDYGENVEWESLLDQAITYGEEGFSVGRIFNEQIQSSNRYLQMPPEQRELYYPQGQPIPMNETLVQKELAETLKVIQQQGADGFYGGELGAQLTAELGLQEGDLASYEVARREAPSGTFKGQTVYAGSSPTSGIIVIQALKMMEHLEGNLDQVIKQEFADQNGQIPAFLQDGLPEDMEDLVNNPKWKPVYIHLINKMSDAVYSDRVDTLGDPQFVNVDQQELTSDAYVESLFQEEFQNGDGLTSSNDWFSSPNDYSDSRNTTHFVVVDKDGMMASATNSLGEFFGSGRYSNGFFWNNQLNNFDTAEGSMNEYQPGKRPRSFVSPMIFEEDGEAVLGLGSPGGSRIPAMLFQTILQYEYGLDDNNEKLTLQDAIMRSRFYTEDNVVHLENMIAPESVEILRSELNYSVIEHNSPLFYGGIQGLGLRTEGSVQEMYGGGDRRRLGTWQIADQEGLVENETDQ; encoded by the coding sequence GTCTACGGGGTAAGTGCCCTGCATCCTCTTGCTGTTGAGGCAGGAATGGAAGTATTAAATAATGGCGGAAATGCCGCTGAAGCAGCTATTGCCGTTTCCTTTACATTAGGTGTAGTAGAGCCTTACGGTTCAGGAATCGGCGGCGGCGGCCAGATGATTGTTCATGAACCTGGAAAAAAAGCCATGACATATGACTACCGCGAAGCAGCTCCCGTCAGCGGCTCCTGGCCTGAACGGGGAGTGGCAATTCCTGGTTTTGTAAAAGGAATGGAAGCCCTCTATGAAGATTATGGCGAAAATGTAGAATGGGAAAGCTTACTGGATCAGGCGATTACTTACGGTGAAGAAGGATTCTCGGTTGGACGAATCTTTAACGAACAAATTCAGAGCTCAAACCGTTATCTGCAAATGCCTCCTGAACAAAGGGAATTGTACTATCCGCAGGGGCAGCCAATCCCGATGAATGAAACACTCGTTCAAAAGGAATTAGCTGAAACCTTAAAGGTCATACAGCAGCAAGGAGCCGACGGATTCTATGGCGGAGAGCTCGGTGCTCAATTAACAGCTGAACTTGGCCTTCAGGAAGGAGACTTGGCTTCCTATGAAGTAGCCAGAAGAGAAGCGCCGTCTGGAACATTTAAAGGACAAACCGTATATGCCGGGTCTTCACCGACTTCAGGGATTATTGTCATCCAGGCGCTGAAAATGATGGAGCACTTAGAAGGAAATCTGGATCAGGTCATTAAACAAGAGTTTGCGGATCAAAACGGCCAGATCCCTGCCTTCCTGCAGGATGGACTGCCGGAAGATATGGAAGATTTAGTGAACAACCCTAAATGGAAGCCAGTATATATCCATCTAATCAACAAAATGTCTGATGCGGTCTACTCAGATCGAGTCGATACACTGGGTGACCCACAGTTTGTAAATGTAGATCAGCAGGAGCTGACGTCTGATGCCTATGTGGAAAGTCTTTTCCAGGAAGAGTTTCAGAATGGTGACGGATTGACTAGCTCCAATGACTGGTTTAGCAGTCCAAATGATTACAGTGATTCACGCAACACTACACACTTTGTAGTTGTAGATAAAGACGGCATGATGGCATCGGCAACGAACTCATTAGGGGAGTTCTTCGGTTCCGGCCGCTATTCGAACGGCTTTTTCTGGAATAACCAGCTGAATAACTTCGATACCGCAGAAGGATCGATGAACGAATACCAGCCTGGCAAACGTCCGCGTTCTTTCGTTTCTCCGATGATATTCGAGGAAGATGGAGAAGCTGTGTTAGGACTGGGATCTCCTGGCGGCTCCAGAATCCCGGCTATGCTTTTCCAAACTATACTTCAGTATGAATATGGATTAGATGATAATAATGAAAAGCTGACGCTGCAGGATGCGATTATGAGATCACGCTTCTATACAGAAGATAACGTCGTTCATTTAGAAAACATGATCGCTCCTGAATCTGTAGAGATTTTGCGGAGTGAATTAAATTATTCAGTTATTGAACACAATTCCCCGCTTTTCTATGGTGGAATTCAGGGCCTCGGCCTTCGAACTGAGGGTAGTGTGCAGGAAATGTACGGCGGCGGCGACCGCAGACGTTTGGGTACATGGCAGATTGCCGATCAGGAAGGCCTTGTAGAAAACGAAACCGATCAATAA
- a CDS encoding ABC transporter substrate-binding protein yields MLWTGLLMLILVVGCSSDESSSEESGGSSSDGSGEGGVSGELELQYFVGGYGDSWWKEVIADFQEEYPDVSVVEHAGPNINDEMRSRWVSGDPPDVVYIDGAGSSETQMVEDGQLMNLTDWVEEIEVDGDPLMDSFLVEPATYDGDIYSLPLVFDTWGTWYNKKMFEEKGYEVPTDFDSFMSTMGEIQEGEDIAPFVTTGQHPYYFLRGVLYPAFGAAGGDELLSDVITGAEGAWTSEPVLEVMKKVEEMQKAGYIDDGFGALNHTQSQMDFLLGDNAFIPVGFWLPNEMKNDVPEDFSFGFIPSPMQNEGEAFSIVPDLRPLAIAEGAENPEAAKAFVEFVFSREYAKLFSEHTGAIMNLNGVDLAKSEGVPDYLIEANKMINDPEQVQLNNKPHPMSADLEEPISNSLVSLMLGNITAEEFTEEAEKAAAEYRNSN; encoded by the coding sequence ATGTTATGGACAGGCTTATTGATGCTGATTCTCGTTGTAGGCTGTTCATCTGATGAATCATCTTCGGAAGAGAGCGGAGGCAGTTCATCCGACGGGTCAGGAGAAGGGGGAGTCTCCGGAGAGCTTGAACTTCAATACTTTGTCGGCGGATATGGGGATTCCTGGTGGAAAGAAGTCATAGCAGATTTTCAGGAAGAATATCCGGATGTGTCTGTTGTAGAGCATGCTGGACCTAACATAAACGATGAAATGAGATCCCGCTGGGTTTCGGGCGATCCGCCTGATGTTGTGTACATCGACGGTGCAGGATCCAGTGAAACTCAGATGGTAGAAGACGGCCAGCTGATGAATCTGACTGACTGGGTAGAGGAGATCGAAGTTGATGGCGATCCGCTTATGGATAGCTTCCTTGTAGAACCGGCTACTTATGACGGTGACATTTACTCCCTGCCTTTAGTATTTGATACGTGGGGAACGTGGTACAACAAAAAAATGTTTGAAGAAAAAGGCTACGAAGTTCCAACTGACTTTGACAGCTTTATGAGTACAATGGGTGAAATTCAGGAAGGTGAAGATATCGCACCTTTCGTTACAACAGGACAGCATCCTTATTACTTCTTACGCGGTGTGCTTTACCCGGCATTTGGCGCAGCAGGTGGAGATGAGCTGCTTTCAGATGTTATTACGGGAGCTGAAGGTGCCTGGACGAGCGAGCCTGTTCTTGAAGTTATGAAAAAAGTAGAAGAAATGCAGAAAGCCGGCTATATTGATGACGGGTTTGGTGCTTTAAACCATACACAGTCTCAAATGGACTTCCTGCTTGGAGATAACGCGTTTATTCCTGTAGGCTTCTGGCTTCCAAATGAAATGAAGAATGATGTGCCGGAAGATTTCAGCTTTGGATTTATTCCTTCTCCTATGCAGAATGAAGGAGAGGCTTTCTCCATTGTGCCTGACCTGCGTCCGCTGGCGATTGCAGAAGGAGCTGAAAACCCTGAAGCTGCAAAAGCTTTCGTCGAGTTTGTTTTCTCAAGAGAATATGCCAAACTATTCTCTGAGCATACTGGGGCGATCATGAACTTAAATGGTGTAGATCTTGCTAAGAGTGAAGGGGTTCCTGACTACCTGATCGAAGCAAACAAAATGATCAACGACCCAGAACAAGTTCAATTGAATAACAAGCCTCACCCAATGAGTGCAGATCTTGAAGAGCCAATTAGTAATTCACTGGTATCTTTAATGCTCGGAAACATTACCGCTGAAGAATTCACTGAAGAAGCAGAGAAGGCAGCGGCCGAGTATCGTAACAGCAATTAG
- a CDS encoding carbohydrate ABC transporter permease: protein MVQSKKQKYTFLAFCLVPTFVMFSIFTLYPLFNGLYSSFFDWSGASQEKTFVGFDNYIQLLNDSIIPRTIYHDYFLVATKVVGIMVLALFFAVALTQLKIKEAPFYRIIFFFPNIMSVVVIGILWSFIYNPSLGLVNSGLTAIGLESWTRPWLGSEDWALPSLVLPSVWAGIGLFMLMLMGGIANVSKSYYEAAEIDGANEWQQFWKVTLPLVWPQIKISILYIVITTLNGSFIIVQVMTGGGPNNSTHVMGSYLYQQAFKQFNFGYGATIGVMILILSLITVLILQFFMRRERVEY, encoded by the coding sequence GTGGTACAGTCTAAAAAGCAAAAATACACTTTTTTAGCCTTTTGTTTAGTTCCGACGTTTGTTATGTTTTCGATTTTTACCCTTTATCCTTTGTTTAATGGGTTATATTCTTCCTTCTTTGATTGGTCTGGAGCCTCACAAGAAAAAACCTTCGTTGGATTTGATAATTACATACAGTTGCTTAACGACAGCATTATTCCCCGCACCATCTACCACGATTACTTTTTAGTAGCAACAAAGGTAGTAGGGATTATGGTACTTGCTCTCTTCTTTGCTGTAGCACTTACGCAGCTCAAGATAAAAGAAGCGCCTTTTTACCGGATTATTTTCTTCTTTCCTAATATTATGTCAGTGGTCGTTATCGGGATCTTATGGTCCTTTATCTATAACCCGAGTCTTGGATTAGTAAATTCAGGCTTGACAGCAATCGGCCTCGAAAGCTGGACGCGTCCGTGGCTTGGAAGCGAGGACTGGGCACTGCCAAGCTTGGTTCTTCCGTCTGTCTGGGCCGGGATCGGATTATTCATGCTTATGCTGATGGGCGGGATTGCAAACGTATCTAAAAGCTATTATGAAGCAGCTGAAATTGACGGTGCCAATGAATGGCAGCAATTCTGGAAGGTCACTCTGCCTCTCGTCTGGCCGCAAATTAAAATTTCTATTTTGTATATCGTTATTACTACACTGAATGGCTCTTTTATTATCGTTCAAGTTATGACCGGCGGGGGACCTAATAATTCCACTCACGTCATGGGCTCCTACTTGTACCAGCAGGCCTTTAAACAGTTTAATTTTGGTTATGGAGCAACGATTGGGGTTATGATCCTCATTCTGTCATTAATCACTGTTCTCATTTTGCAATTCTTTATGAGACGTGAGCGTGTGGAATACTAG
- a CDS encoding glucose-1-phosphate adenylyltransferase, producing MKGKECVAMLLAGGQGTRLKSLTKKIAKPAVYFGGKYRIIDFPLSNCTNSGIDTVGVLTQYEPLILNNYIGIGSSWDLDRSYGGVSVLPPYMQSEGGGWYTGTANAIYRNIDFLDRFDPEHVLILSGDHIYKMDYNDMLEDHIRTEADATISVLEVPWNEASRFGIMNTDDDGRIIEFDEKPEFPLSNLASMGVYIFKWDVLKRYLLEDEEKEGSSHDFGKDIIPALLNDRKLLNAYTFDGYWKDVGTVDSLWEANMDLLSEEPELNLSDNNWRIYSKNPNQPAQYISSQATVKNSLINEGCRIYGNIDTSVVFYGVRVDEGTEVRDSVIMPNVKIGKNVKINRAIISEGSVIEDGAIIGDDNPNSAITLIAEEGSVMASSYATIIK from the coding sequence ATGAAAGGTAAAGAATGCGTGGCTATGCTGCTAGCAGGTGGACAGGGCACAAGATTAAAATCTTTGACGAAAAAGATCGCAAAACCCGCTGTATATTTTGGAGGAAAGTATCGAATTATAGACTTTCCACTTAGTAACTGCACGAATTCTGGGATCGATACCGTTGGCGTGCTTACTCAATACGAACCCCTCATCTTAAATAACTACATTGGAATCGGATCTTCGTGGGATCTGGATAGAAGCTACGGAGGTGTATCCGTGCTTCCGCCTTATATGCAGTCTGAAGGCGGCGGATGGTATACAGGGACAGCCAATGCGATTTATCGAAACATAGATTTCCTCGATAGATTTGATCCGGAACACGTTCTCATACTTTCAGGGGACCACATTTACAAAATGGATTATAACGACATGCTTGAGGACCATATTAGAACAGAAGCGGATGCTACGATCTCTGTCCTTGAAGTACCGTGGAACGAAGCGAGCCGCTTTGGAATTATGAACACAGACGATGATGGAAGAATCATAGAGTTTGATGAGAAGCCTGAGTTCCCGCTCAGCAACCTGGCTTCTATGGGTGTTTATATTTTCAAATGGGATGTGTTAAAACGTTACCTGCTCGAGGATGAGGAAAAGGAAGGCTCCTCCCATGACTTTGGTAAAGACATCATTCCGGCACTCCTTAACGACCGTAAGCTTCTCAATGCTTATACGTTTGACGGATACTGGAAGGACGTAGGAACCGTCGACAGCCTCTGGGAAGCGAATATGGATTTATTAAGTGAAGAGCCTGAATTAAACTTAAGCGACAACAACTGGCGTATTTATTCTAAAAACCCAAATCAGCCTGCTCAGTATATTTCTTCGCAAGCAACAGTTAAAAACTCACTAATTAATGAAGGCTGCCGTATCTATGGAAATATTGATACTTCTGTCGTCTTCTATGGTGTCAGAGTAGACGAAGGGACAGAAGTGAGGGATTCTGTGATTATGCCGAATGTGAAGATTGGGAAGAACGTGAAGATTAACCGCGCGATTATTTCAGAAGGCAGCGTCATTGAAGACGGAGCTATTATCGGAGACGATAATCCAAACAGCGCGATCACACTAATTGCAGAAGAAGGCAGCGTAATGGCATCAAGCTACGCAACAATTATTAAATAA
- the glgD gene encoding glucose-1-phosphate adenylyltransferase subunit GlgD produces the protein MDRIAGIINLDHEQDLLEELTYFRCGAAVPFAGRYRMIDFTISNMTNSRMDSIAVFARRKYRSLMDHLEQGKAWDLDRKRGGLFILPPDWNDPTDISRGDLQHFHNNIDFINRTYADYIVVSGSQNICNIDYRDVVESHKRSGADVTVVYKKVRELYPEYNLSHKLTIDDSGHVMAIHNDQQGTNVYMDMYIIEKEYLHYLVENCIAHGCSHLFLDGIKGRLPDININAYEYEGSLSLVNSVESYFRNSKELLDEHNHDELFKDESPIYTKVKNEPPSKYLGSSSVNNTLVANGCIIDGEVEDSILFRGVRVGKGAVIKNSIIMQRCDIEENAVLENVILDKDCSISPGRTLIGAPEKPFVVAKRKTM, from the coding sequence ATGGACCGGATCGCAGGAATTATAAATTTGGACCATGAACAAGATTTACTAGAAGAATTGACTTACTTTCGATGCGGAGCGGCCGTCCCTTTTGCCGGACGTTACCGAATGATAGATTTTACAATTTCAAATATGACGAATTCCCGGATGGATTCCATCGCAGTATTTGCCAGAAGAAAGTACCGTTCACTTATGGACCATCTTGAGCAGGGCAAAGCATGGGATTTAGACCGTAAACGCGGCGGGCTGTTTATCCTGCCGCCGGACTGGAATGATCCAACCGATATTTCCCGGGGGGATCTCCAGCATTTTCATAACAATATAGATTTTATTAACCGGACGTATGCGGATTACATTGTCGTCTCTGGTTCCCAAAACATCTGCAACATTGACTATCGAGATGTAGTAGAATCTCATAAACGATCAGGCGCTGATGTAACGGTTGTTTATAAAAAGGTGCGGGAGCTCTACCCTGAATACAACCTGTCTCATAAACTTACGATTGATGACAGCGGTCATGTGATGGCGATTCACAATGACCAGCAGGGTACGAACGTGTATATGGATATGTATATCATCGAGAAAGAATATCTTCATTATCTTGTAGAAAACTGCATTGCTCATGGCTGCTCACATTTATTCTTAGATGGAATTAAAGGCAGACTGCCGGATATTAATATCAATGCCTATGAATATGAAGGAAGCTTATCGCTCGTTAATTCAGTCGAAAGCTACTTTAGAAATAGCAAAGAGCTGCTTGATGAGCACAATCACGACGAATTATTTAAAGATGAATCTCCTATTTATACAAAAGTTAAAAATGAGCCTCCATCCAAGTATTTGGGTTCATCAAGTGTTAATAACACGCTTGTAGCTAATGGCTGTATCATCGATGGAGAAGTAGAAGATAGTATTTTATTTAGAGGAGTGCGGGTAGGAAAAGGCGCTGTCATTAAGAATTCAATCATTATGCAGAGGTGTGATATTGAAGAAAACGCTGTGCTGGAAAACGTTATTTTAGATAAAGATTGTTCGATCTCGCCTGGACGTACCTTAATTGGTGCTCCTGAAAAACCTTTTGTCGTTGCCAAACGAAAAACGATGTAA
- the glgB gene encoding 1,4-alpha-glucan branching protein GlgB, with the protein MLDTATFEHDIFLFHQGNLRYSYQLLGAHPYEQDGKEGIRFAVWAPHAKQVSVVGDFNQWDGRQHPMTKVNENGIWQVFIPELEKGTIYKYEILTPHGHLQLKADPYGFSSEVRPNTASIVYPLTDYNWNDKQWMKRRESLNIYETPISIYELHLGSWKNIEEEVYYTYREYADMVIPYVKELGYTHIELLPITEHPFDRSWGYQTTGYYAPTSRYGTPDDFKYFVDQCHQNGIGVILDWVPAHFCKDEHGLRRFDGEALYEYEDAKKAEKPQWGTLTFDFGRNEVQSFLISNAIYWLKEFHLDGLRVDAVASMLYLDFGKEEGQWDLNEHGGRENLEAVGFIKKLNEAIFEEVPHVLMMAEESTSWPLVSAPTYIGGLGFNYKWNMGWMNDMLKYVEMDPIYRKHHHHLITFSLFYAFNENFVLPISHDEVVHGKKSLLNKMPGDYWQKFANLRAFLAFMYAHPGKKLLMMGTEFGQFDEWKDLEDLDWELLDYEAHSSTLEFTKQLHQFYQDMPALWELDHKEEGFFWIDPNNYEQSIVSFARNSRKSSDQLIVVCNFTPQVYHSYKVGVPEEGEYEEIFNSDAEHFGGSGQINGLTLSTINEPWQEQSQHVEMTIPPLAVSFLKRTTSSKEDK; encoded by the coding sequence GTGTTAGATACAGCAACATTTGAGCATGATATTTTTCTATTTCATCAAGGGAATCTTCGATATAGTTATCAGCTTCTCGGGGCTCACCCTTATGAGCAGGATGGAAAAGAAGGCATCCGATTCGCCGTTTGGGCACCACATGCCAAACAGGTAAGCGTAGTGGGCGATTTTAACCAATGGGATGGCCGACAGCATCCCATGACGAAAGTCAATGAAAACGGGATATGGCAAGTATTTATTCCGGAACTGGAAAAAGGGACAATTTACAAATATGAGATTTTAACCCCGCATGGGCACCTTCAACTAAAAGCTGATCCATATGGCTTTTCCAGTGAAGTAAGGCCCAATACTGCCTCAATAGTTTACCCTCTTACTGATTATAATTGGAATGATAAACAGTGGATGAAGAGGCGTGAAAGCTTAAATATATATGAAACACCGATTTCTATATATGAGCTTCACCTCGGATCGTGGAAGAATATTGAAGAGGAAGTGTACTACACATACAGGGAATATGCCGATATGGTTATTCCATATGTGAAGGAGCTTGGCTATACCCATATTGAATTACTGCCGATTACAGAGCACCCTTTTGACCGCTCTTGGGGATACCAGACGACAGGGTACTATGCACCTACTTCAAGGTACGGCACACCGGATGACTTTAAGTATTTCGTCGATCAGTGCCACCAGAACGGCATAGGCGTAATTCTTGACTGGGTTCCTGCTCATTTCTGTAAAGATGAGCATGGTCTGCGCAGGTTTGATGGAGAGGCCTTATATGAATATGAGGATGCTAAAAAAGCAGAAAAGCCTCAATGGGGCACACTGACGTTTGATTTTGGCAGAAATGAAGTTCAAAGCTTTTTGATTTCTAATGCTATTTACTGGCTGAAAGAGTTCCATCTCGACGGACTTAGAGTTGATGCTGTTGCCAGTATGCTTTACCTCGACTTTGGAAAAGAGGAAGGCCAATGGGATTTAAATGAGCACGGCGGCCGTGAGAACCTTGAAGCGGTAGGTTTTATTAAAAAGCTGAATGAAGCCATTTTTGAAGAAGTGCCGCATGTTCTAATGATGGCCGAAGAATCTACTTCCTGGCCTTTAGTCAGTGCTCCTACTTACATAGGGGGACTTGGCTTTAATTATAAATGGAACATGGGCTGGATGAACGACATGCTCAAGTATGTGGAGATGGATCCGATCTACAGGAAACATCACCATCATTTAATAACATTTTCTTTGTTCTATGCATTCAATGAGAATTTTGTATTGCCGATCTCGCATGACGAAGTGGTCCATGGGAAGAAATCTCTCTTGAATAAAATGCCGGGAGATTACTGGCAGAAGTTCGCTAACTTAAGAGCGTTCCTTGCTTTTATGTACGCACACCCAGGGAAGAAGCTTCTCATGATGGGTACAGAATTTGGCCAGTTCGATGAATGGAAAGACTTAGAAGACCTGGATTGGGAACTGCTCGATTATGAAGCCCATTCTTCAACTCTTGAATTTACAAAGCAGCTTCACCAGTTTTACCAGGATATGCCCGCGCTGTGGGAGCTCGATCATAAGGAAGAAGGTTTCTTCTGGATCGATCCTAATAACTATGAACAAAGTATTGTTTCTTTCGCAAGGAACAGCCGGAAATCATCCGATCAGCTGATCGTTGTTTGCAACTTTACGCCTCAGGTTTACCACAGCTATAAGGTAGGCGTTCCCGAAGAGGGGGAATATGAAGAGATTTTCAACAGCGACGCTGAGCATTTTGGGGGATCCGGGCAGATCAACGGCCTTACCTTATCTACCATTAATGAACCATGGCAAGAACAAAGCCAGCATGTGGAAATGACCATTCCTCCACTTGCCGTCAGCTTTCTAAAACGAACAACATCATCAAAGGAGGACAAATAA